Proteins encoded by one window of Panicum virgatum strain AP13 chromosome 7N, P.virgatum_v5, whole genome shotgun sequence:
- the LOC120682246 gene encoding deoxymugineic acid synthase 1-D-like isoform X1, which yields MYKFGLNKKNLCRIRMHILNFSPAHAFYTTPASPHKHRGPHKQRGMASPAGRSSTSLSKIPEFLVGPIGQPMPAVGLGTASHPFVEEEVRAAVLTALELGYRHIDTAALYASERVVGKAMAEAVQRGIVVSREELFVTSKVWCTQCHPELMLPSLKESLQNLQMEYVDLYLIHWPMAVKPSKPHFPMKREDIVPMDLSGVWKAMEECHRLGLAKMIGVSNFTTKKLQELLAIAKIPPAINQVELNPTWQQKKLIDFCKGKSIQVAAYSPLGGQRIPKMNPVRQSDILEEIGKARGKSVAQISLRWIYEQGASMVVKSLKRERLKENIEIFDWELSDEDRLKIAQIPQRKLITVQNLLCPEGISSVDISDVDVLEM from the exons ATTTATGTAGGATCCGTATGCATATCCTGAATTTTAGTCCTGCGCATGCTTTCTATACCACCCCTGCCTCACCACACAAGCACAGAGGACCACACAAACAGCGGGGCATGGCATCACCGGCAGGAAGGAGCAGCACCAGCCTCTCCAAGATTCCAGAGTTCTTGGTGGGCCCTATCGGGCAACCGATGCCAGCAGTGGGGCTTGGAACAGCGTCACACCCATTCGTGGAGGAAGAAGTTAGGGCTGCTGTTCTCACTGCGCTGGAGCTAGGCTACCGCCACATCGACACTGCGGCACTCTATGCCTCTGAGCGGGTTGTTGGCAAAGCCATGGCTGAGGCGGTGCAGCGTGGGATTGTGGTGTCTAGGGAGGAGCTGTTTGTTACGAGCAAGGTGTGGTGCACGCAGTGCCACCCTGAGCTCATGCTCCCGTCCCTCAAGGAGAGTTTGCA GAACCTTCAAATGGAATATGTTGATTTGTACCTGATTCATTGGCCCATGGCTGTAAAGCCTAGTAAGCCCCACTTCCCAATGAAAAGGGAGGACATTGTGCCGATGGACCTGAGTGGTGTATGGAAGGCTATGGAGGAATGCCATCGGCTTGGCCTTGCTAAAATGATTGGTGTCAGCAATTTCACAACAAAGAAACTGCAGGAGCTGCTTGCCATTGCAAAAATACCCCCAGCAATAAATCAG GTTGAATTGAATCCGACTTGGCAGCAGAAAAAACTAATTGATTTCTGCAAAGGTAAGAGTATTCAGGTGGCTGCTTATTCTCCCCTGGGAGGCCAAAGAATACCTAAAATGAATCCAGTACGACAATCTGACATTCTGGAAGAGATTGGAAAGGCTAGAGGGAAGTCAGTGGCTCAG ATTTCACTGAGATGGATCTACGAGCAAGGCGCAAGCATGGTGGTGAAGAGCTTGAAAAGAGAGAGGCTTAAGGAGAACATTGAAATCTTCGATTGGGAATTGAGTGATGAAGACCGGTTGAAGATTGCTCAGATTCCACAGCGCAAGTTGATCACAGTGCAGAATCTCCTATGCCCTGAAGGCATATCCAGTGTGGACATCTCGGATGTTGATGTTCTTGAAATGTAG
- the LOC120682246 gene encoding deoxymugineic acid synthase 1-D-like isoform X2 produces MHILNFSPAHAFYTTPASPHKHRGPHKQRGMASPAGRSSTSLSKIPEFLVGPIGQPMPAVGLGTASHPFVEEEVRAAVLTALELGYRHIDTAALYASERVVGKAMAEAVQRGIVVSREELFVTSKVWCTQCHPELMLPSLKESLQNLQMEYVDLYLIHWPMAVKPSKPHFPMKREDIVPMDLSGVWKAMEECHRLGLAKMIGVSNFTTKKLQELLAIAKIPPAINQVELNPTWQQKKLIDFCKGKSIQVAAYSPLGGQRIPKMNPVRQSDILEEIGKARGKSVAQISLRWIYEQGASMVVKSLKRERLKENIEIFDWELSDEDRLKIAQIPQRKLITVQNLLCPEGISSVDISDVDVLEM; encoded by the exons ATGCATATCCTGAATTTTAGTCCTGCGCATGCTTTCTATACCACCCCTGCCTCACCACACAAGCACAGAGGACCACACAAACAGCGGGGCATGGCATCACCGGCAGGAAGGAGCAGCACCAGCCTCTCCAAGATTCCAGAGTTCTTGGTGGGCCCTATCGGGCAACCGATGCCAGCAGTGGGGCTTGGAACAGCGTCACACCCATTCGTGGAGGAAGAAGTTAGGGCTGCTGTTCTCACTGCGCTGGAGCTAGGCTACCGCCACATCGACACTGCGGCACTCTATGCCTCTGAGCGGGTTGTTGGCAAAGCCATGGCTGAGGCGGTGCAGCGTGGGATTGTGGTGTCTAGGGAGGAGCTGTTTGTTACGAGCAAGGTGTGGTGCACGCAGTGCCACCCTGAGCTCATGCTCCCGTCCCTCAAGGAGAGTTTGCA GAACCTTCAAATGGAATATGTTGATTTGTACCTGATTCATTGGCCCATGGCTGTAAAGCCTAGTAAGCCCCACTTCCCAATGAAAAGGGAGGACATTGTGCCGATGGACCTGAGTGGTGTATGGAAGGCTATGGAGGAATGCCATCGGCTTGGCCTTGCTAAAATGATTGGTGTCAGCAATTTCACAACAAAGAAACTGCAGGAGCTGCTTGCCATTGCAAAAATACCCCCAGCAATAAATCAG GTTGAATTGAATCCGACTTGGCAGCAGAAAAAACTAATTGATTTCTGCAAAGGTAAGAGTATTCAGGTGGCTGCTTATTCTCCCCTGGGAGGCCAAAGAATACCTAAAATGAATCCAGTACGACAATCTGACATTCTGGAAGAGATTGGAAAGGCTAGAGGGAAGTCAGTGGCTCAG ATTTCACTGAGATGGATCTACGAGCAAGGCGCAAGCATGGTGGTGAAGAGCTTGAAAAGAGAGAGGCTTAAGGAGAACATTGAAATCTTCGATTGGGAATTGAGTGATGAAGACCGGTTGAAGATTGCTCAGATTCCACAGCGCAAGTTGATCACAGTGCAGAATCTCCTATGCCCTGAAGGCATATCCAGTGTGGACATCTCGGATGTTGATGTTCTTGAAATGTAG
- the LOC120682245 gene encoding chitinase CLP-like — translation MSLHGSSSPVLPLLVFSLLLLSPPGTLAGGDGGPPSKPIVTPISKDGSTSLYTIPVKGGAPLVLDLAGPLVWSPCQPGHRTVPCKSSVCTVANRNHPASCASTGAGQPGSPDPSCACTAYPYNPASGQCGSGDLTRTPLSANGTDGRNPLFPVSFPAYASCAPDGLLASLPSGAAGVAGLSRQPLSLPSQVASRLKVAKQFALCLPGVAIFGGGPFELQAAPPMELAEGLREKVVPLLVNPKNKGAYYIRVHGVAVNQAQVPVPAGAFDLDRRQGTGGVVLSTVTRYTTLRSDIFSPLINAFDAATSGIPRRKPMPPYDLCYEASAFVSTRVGPGVANIDLMLDGGRTWTLPGASSLVQVDERTLCFAFQNMGFGATVTNSPAVIIGTHQMEDNLVLFDLEKGTVGISGLLLGLRTTCSNFNFAMGSS, via the coding sequence ATGTCGCTGCACGGAAGCAGCTCGCCCGTGCTCCCGCTGCTCGTGTTCTCGCTGCTCCTGCTGTCTCCCCCGGGGAcactcgccggcggcgatggcggcccgCCGTCCAAGCCCATAGTGACCCCCATCTCCAAGGACGGCTCCACCTCGCTCTACACCATCCCCGTCAAGGGCGGCGCGCCGCTGGTCCTCGACCTCGCCGGCCCGCTGGTCTGGTCCCCGTGCCAGCCCGGGCACCGCACCGTCCCCTGCAAGTCCAGCGTGTGCACCGTCGCCAACCGGAACCACCCGGCCAGCTGCGCGTCTACGGGCGCCGGCCAGCCGGGGTCCCCCGACCCCAGCTGCGCCTGCACCGCGTACCCGTACAACCCGGCCAGCGGCCAGTGCGGCAGCGGCGACCTCACCAGAACGCCCCTGTCCGCCAACGGCACGGACGGCAGGAACCCGCTGTTCCCGGTGTCCTTCCCCGCGTACGCGTCCTGCGCGCCCGACGGGCTCCTGGCGTCGCTCCCctcgggcgccgccggcgtcgcgggGCTGTCGAGGCAGCCGCTGTCGCTGCCGTCCCAGGTCGCGTCCAGGCTCAAGGTGGCGAAGCAGTTCGCGCTGTGCCTCCCCGGCGTGGCCATCTTCGGCGGCGGCCCGTTCGAGCTCCAGGCCGCCCCGCCCATGGAGCTCGCCGAGGGCCTCCGCGAGAAGGTGGTCCCGCTCCTCGTGAACCCCAAGAACAAGGGCGCCTACTACATCCGCGTCCACGGCGTCGCCGTCAACCAGGCGCAGGTGCCCGTGCCGGCCGGCGCCTTCGACCTCGACCGCCGCCAGGGCACGGGCGGCGTCGTGCTCAGCACCGTCACGCGGTACACCACGCTGCGCTCCGACATCTTCAGCCCGCTGATCAACGCGTTCGACGCGGCCACCAGCGGCATCCCGCGCCGGAAGCCCATGCCGCCCTACGACCTGTGCTACGAGGCGTCGGCGTTCGTCTCCACCCGGGTCGGCCCCGGCGTGGCGAACATCGACCTGATGCTCGACGGCGGCCGCACATGGACGCTGCCCGGCGCCAGCTCGCTGGTGCAGGTGGACGAGCGGACGCTGTGCTTCGCGTTCCAAAATATGGGGTTCGGGGCGACGGTGACCAACTCGCCGGCGGTCATCATCGGGACCCACCAGATGGAGGATAACCTGGTGCTGTTCGACCTGGAGAAGGGGACGGTCGGGATCAGCGGGCTGCTCTTGGGATTGCGCACCACCTGCAGCAACTTCAACTTCGCCATGGGGAGCTCGTAG
- the LOC120682246 gene encoding deoxymugineic acid synthase 1-D-like isoform X4, which yields MYKFGLNKKNLCRIRMHILNFSPAHAFYTTPASPHKHRGPHKQRGMASPAGRSSTSLSKIPEFLVGPIGQPMPAVGLGTASHPFVEEEVRAAVLTALELGYRHIDTAALYASERVVGKAMAEAVQRGIVVSREELFVTSKVWCTQCHPELMLPSLKESLQNLQMEYVDLYLIHWPMAVKPSKPHFPMKREDIVPMDLSGVWKAMEECHRLGLAKMIGVSNFTTKKLQELLAIAKIPPAINQVELNPTWQQKKLIDFCKGKSIQVAAYSPLGGQRIPKMNPVRQSDILEEIGKARGKSVAQQLN from the exons ATTTATGTAGGATCCGTATGCATATCCTGAATTTTAGTCCTGCGCATGCTTTCTATACCACCCCTGCCTCACCACACAAGCACAGAGGACCACACAAACAGCGGGGCATGGCATCACCGGCAGGAAGGAGCAGCACCAGCCTCTCCAAGATTCCAGAGTTCTTGGTGGGCCCTATCGGGCAACCGATGCCAGCAGTGGGGCTTGGAACAGCGTCACACCCATTCGTGGAGGAAGAAGTTAGGGCTGCTGTTCTCACTGCGCTGGAGCTAGGCTACCGCCACATCGACACTGCGGCACTCTATGCCTCTGAGCGGGTTGTTGGCAAAGCCATGGCTGAGGCGGTGCAGCGTGGGATTGTGGTGTCTAGGGAGGAGCTGTTTGTTACGAGCAAGGTGTGGTGCACGCAGTGCCACCCTGAGCTCATGCTCCCGTCCCTCAAGGAGAGTTTGCA GAACCTTCAAATGGAATATGTTGATTTGTACCTGATTCATTGGCCCATGGCTGTAAAGCCTAGTAAGCCCCACTTCCCAATGAAAAGGGAGGACATTGTGCCGATGGACCTGAGTGGTGTATGGAAGGCTATGGAGGAATGCCATCGGCTTGGCCTTGCTAAAATGATTGGTGTCAGCAATTTCACAACAAAGAAACTGCAGGAGCTGCTTGCCATTGCAAAAATACCCCCAGCAATAAATCAG GTTGAATTGAATCCGACTTGGCAGCAGAAAAAACTAATTGATTTCTGCAAAGGTAAGAGTATTCAGGTGGCTGCTTATTCTCCCCTGGGAGGCCAAAGAATACCTAAAATGAATCCAGTACGACAATCTGACATTCTGGAAGAGATTGGAAAGGCTAGAGGGAAGTCAGTGGCTCAG CAGCTCAACTGA
- the LOC120682246 gene encoding deoxymugineic acid synthase 1-D-like isoform X3 has protein sequence MASPAGRSSTSLSKIPEFLVGPIGQPMPAVGLGTASHPFVEEEVRAAVLTALELGYRHIDTAALYASERVVGKAMAEAVQRGIVVSREELFVTSKVWCTQCHPELMLPSLKESLQNLQMEYVDLYLIHWPMAVKPSKPHFPMKREDIVPMDLSGVWKAMEECHRLGLAKMIGVSNFTTKKLQELLAIAKIPPAINQVELNPTWQQKKLIDFCKGKSIQVAAYSPLGGQRIPKMNPVRQSDILEEIGKARGKSVAQISLRWIYEQGASMVVKSLKRERLKENIEIFDWELSDEDRLKIAQIPQRKLITVQNLLCPEGISSVDISDVDVLEM, from the exons ATGGCATCACCGGCAGGAAGGAGCAGCACCAGCCTCTCCAAGATTCCAGAGTTCTTGGTGGGCCCTATCGGGCAACCGATGCCAGCAGTGGGGCTTGGAACAGCGTCACACCCATTCGTGGAGGAAGAAGTTAGGGCTGCTGTTCTCACTGCGCTGGAGCTAGGCTACCGCCACATCGACACTGCGGCACTCTATGCCTCTGAGCGGGTTGTTGGCAAAGCCATGGCTGAGGCGGTGCAGCGTGGGATTGTGGTGTCTAGGGAGGAGCTGTTTGTTACGAGCAAGGTGTGGTGCACGCAGTGCCACCCTGAGCTCATGCTCCCGTCCCTCAAGGAGAGTTTGCA GAACCTTCAAATGGAATATGTTGATTTGTACCTGATTCATTGGCCCATGGCTGTAAAGCCTAGTAAGCCCCACTTCCCAATGAAAAGGGAGGACATTGTGCCGATGGACCTGAGTGGTGTATGGAAGGCTATGGAGGAATGCCATCGGCTTGGCCTTGCTAAAATGATTGGTGTCAGCAATTTCACAACAAAGAAACTGCAGGAGCTGCTTGCCATTGCAAAAATACCCCCAGCAATAAATCAG GTTGAATTGAATCCGACTTGGCAGCAGAAAAAACTAATTGATTTCTGCAAAGGTAAGAGTATTCAGGTGGCTGCTTATTCTCCCCTGGGAGGCCAAAGAATACCTAAAATGAATCCAGTACGACAATCTGACATTCTGGAAGAGATTGGAAAGGCTAGAGGGAAGTCAGTGGCTCAG ATTTCACTGAGATGGATCTACGAGCAAGGCGCAAGCATGGTGGTGAAGAGCTTGAAAAGAGAGAGGCTTAAGGAGAACATTGAAATCTTCGATTGGGAATTGAGTGATGAAGACCGGTTGAAGATTGCTCAGATTCCACAGCGCAAGTTGATCACAGTGCAGAATCTCCTATGCCCTGAAGGCATATCCAGTGTGGACATCTCGGATGTTGATGTTCTTGAAATGTAG
- the LOC120682246 gene encoding deoxymugineic acid synthase 1-D-like isoform X5, whose translation MYKFGLNKKNLCRIRMHILNFSPAHAFYTTPASPHKHRGPHKQRGMASPAGRSSTSLSKIPEFLVGPIGQPMPAVGLGTASHPFVEEEVRAAVLTALELGYRHIDTAALYASERVVGKAMAEAVQRGIVVSREELFVTSKVWCTQCHPELMLPSLKESLQNLQMEYVDLYLIHWPMAVKPSKPHFPMKREDIVPMDLSGVWKAMEECHRLGLAKMIGVSNFTTKKLQELLAIAKIPPAINQVELNPTWQQKKLIDFCKGKSIQVAAYSPLGGQRIPKMNPVRQSDILEEIGKARGKSVAQLN comes from the exons ATTTATGTAGGATCCGTATGCATATCCTGAATTTTAGTCCTGCGCATGCTTTCTATACCACCCCTGCCTCACCACACAAGCACAGAGGACCACACAAACAGCGGGGCATGGCATCACCGGCAGGAAGGAGCAGCACCAGCCTCTCCAAGATTCCAGAGTTCTTGGTGGGCCCTATCGGGCAACCGATGCCAGCAGTGGGGCTTGGAACAGCGTCACACCCATTCGTGGAGGAAGAAGTTAGGGCTGCTGTTCTCACTGCGCTGGAGCTAGGCTACCGCCACATCGACACTGCGGCACTCTATGCCTCTGAGCGGGTTGTTGGCAAAGCCATGGCTGAGGCGGTGCAGCGTGGGATTGTGGTGTCTAGGGAGGAGCTGTTTGTTACGAGCAAGGTGTGGTGCACGCAGTGCCACCCTGAGCTCATGCTCCCGTCCCTCAAGGAGAGTTTGCA GAACCTTCAAATGGAATATGTTGATTTGTACCTGATTCATTGGCCCATGGCTGTAAAGCCTAGTAAGCCCCACTTCCCAATGAAAAGGGAGGACATTGTGCCGATGGACCTGAGTGGTGTATGGAAGGCTATGGAGGAATGCCATCGGCTTGGCCTTGCTAAAATGATTGGTGTCAGCAATTTCACAACAAAGAAACTGCAGGAGCTGCTTGCCATTGCAAAAATACCCCCAGCAATAAATCAG GTTGAATTGAATCCGACTTGGCAGCAGAAAAAACTAATTGATTTCTGCAAAGGTAAGAGTATTCAGGTGGCTGCTTATTCTCCCCTGGGAGGCCAAAGAATACCTAAAATGAATCCAGTACGACAATCTGACATTCTGGAAGAGATTGGAAAGGCTAGAGGGAAGTCAGTGGCTCAG CTCAACTGA